Below is a genomic region from Streptomyces roseoviridis.
CACCATCGTCGACGACACCGACCCCGGGAAGGGGTGACCGCATGGCACGCAGCAGGTACGAGGCCGAGCACGAGCAGTTCCGGGTCACCTGCCGGGAGTTCCTCCACCGGGAGGTGCTGCCGCACCACGCCCGCTGGGAGCGGGAGGGCATCGTCGACCGCGAGGTGTGGCGCAAGGCCGGGCAGGCGGGCCTCCTCGGCATCGGCGTCGACCCCGCCTACGGCGGTGGCGGCGAGCCCGACTACCGCTATCCGGCGGTGTTCTCGCAGGAGATCATGTGGGCCCGGGCGACCGCCCCCGGCTTCGTCGCCCACAACGACGTCATCGCCACCTACCTCGCCGAGCGGACCACCGAGGAGCAGCGCAAGCGCTGGCTGCCCGGGCTGTGTTCGGGCGAGCTGATCGCCGCGATCGCGATGAGCGAGCCGGACGCCGGCTCCAACGTCGCCGACATCCGCACCACGGCGGTCCGCGACGGCGACTCCTACGTCCTCAACGGGCAGAAGACGTTCATCACCAACGGCGAGAACGCCGACGTCGTCGTGGTCGCCGCCAAGACCGCGCCCGAGCGCGGTGCCCAGGGCATCAGCCTGCTGGTGGTGGAGCGCGGCACACCCGGCTTCACCCGCGGGCGGCGCATGGAGAAGCTGGGCTGGCACGCCAGCGACACCTGCGAGCTGTTCTTCGACGACTGCCGGGTGCCGGCCGAGAACCTGATCGGCAAGGAGAACGCGGGCCTCGCCTACATGATGGCCGGGCTGCCCCGGGAGCGGCTGAGCATCGCCACCGTGGCCGTCGCGGCCGCCGAGCGGATGCTGGCCGACACGCTGGAATACGCCAAGACCCGCGAGGTCTTCGGGCAGAGCGTCGGCAGCTTCCAGCACAACCGCTTCCAGCTCGCCACCATGGACACCGAACTGACCATCGCCCAGGTCTTCCTCGACCACTGCGTCGCCGAACTCAACGCCGGGCGGCTGTCGGTGACGGACGCCGCCAAGGTGAAGTGGTGGACGACGGAGCTCCAGGTCGACATCGCCAACCGCTGCCTGCAGATCCACGGCGGCTACGGCTATCTGAAGGAGAGCGCGATCTCCCGCGAGTGGGCCAACAGCCGGGTGCAGACGATCTACGGGGGGACCACGGAGGTGATGAAGGAGCTGATCGGCCGGTCCCTCGGCCTCTGAAGCGCCCCGCGTCCGCCCGGCGTCCGTCCCCCGCCCGTCCCGCGTCCCTCCGGCGTCCCCCCCGGGCGTCCCCCCGGTCCGTCCCCCGCCCGTCCCGCGTCCCCGTCCGCCCCGCTTCCGGTCGACATGGCCGGGAGCGGGGCACACGCGGTCCGAAAACCGCACCTCTGGTTGCGACTTCGGGAACAGATCGGTCTAATGACGGCGTGGAGCAGTCACCGACGATCACCCAGGCCCTGTCCGCTGTCGGAGCCCGGCTCAAGCGGGTGCGCACCGCTCGCGGTGTCACCCTCGCGGCGCTGTCGGAGGCCACCGGCATCTCCAAGAGCACCCTGTCGCGCCTCGAAGCGGGACAGCGCCGCCCCAGCCTCGAACTGCTGCTCCCCATCGCCCAGGCCCACCAGGTCCCCCTCGACGAACTGGTCGGCGCCCCGGAGGTGGGCGACCCGCGCGTCCGGCTCAAGCCGCACGCCGTGAACGGCAACACCGTGCTGCCGCTGACCCGCCAGCCCGGCCCGCTGCAGAGCTACAAGATGATCCTGCCGGCCAGTCGGTCCACGCCGGAGCTGTGCACCCACGAGGGCTACGAGTGGCTGTACGTCCTCTCCGGACGGCTCCGGCTCGTCCTGGCCGACCACGACCTGGTCCTCGGCCCCGGCGAGGTCGCCGAGTTCGAGACCCGGCTGCCGCACTGGTTCGGCAGCACGGGGGAGGGGCCGGTCGAGGTCCTCAGCGTCTTCGGCCGCCAGGGCGAGCGGATGCACGTACGCGCCCGCCCGACACGCCGGACGCCCGCCTCCGGCGAGTGAGCCGGCGGCGGGCGCGGGGCGGAGGGGGCGCGGTGGCCGTCGCCCGTGCGTTCAGGACGCGGTGACGGAGACCTCCGCGCCCTGGACGGCGGCGCGGTGCGCGGCGAGATCACGCTCGATCTCCTCGTCCACCAGGTCGTGGTTGAGGGCGAACGCGGCCGCGGCGCCCATGCCCGCCGCGGTCACGGCCTGGGCCCGGGGGTCGACCACGTTGCCCACGGCCCACAGGCCCGGGCGGCTGGTGCGGCCGGCCCGGTCGGTGACCAGCCAGCCCTGCTCGTCCTTCTCGCAGCCGAGGCCGTCGAAGGCACCGTCGTTGGGCGTCATCTTCGGGAACAGGAACACACCGGCGCACTCCACCGTCCGTCCGTCGGCGAGCTCCACCGCGTGCAGCCGGCCGTCCTTGCTCAGCAGCGTGGACACCGGCCCCTCGACCACCTCGACCCCGCGGGCGTCCATGCGCTCGCGCTCCTCGTCGTCGAGCGGGCGGGTGTGCGGCACGTACACGACGTGCCGCGACCACTGGCGCAGCAGCAGCGCCTGCCCGGGGGAGGCCGGGTGCACGCCGAGCACGACGATCGGCTGGTCGCGGACCTCGTAGCCGTGGCAGTACGGGCAGAAGTGCACGTCCTCGCCCCACATCGCTCGCACGCCCGGGATCTCGGGCAGTTCGTCGCGCAGCCCGGTGGCCAGCACCACGTGCCGGGCGTCCAGGCTCGCGCCGCCCTCCAGCCGCACCACGTACCCGCCGGCCTCCCCGGCCTCCACCTGGTCCACCCGGCCCTCGATCCGGACCGCGCCGTAGCGCGCGATCTCCGCCCGGCCGGCCTCCAGCACGGTGAGCGGGGGCACGCCGTCGCGGGAGAGGAAGCTGTGCATGTGGGCCGAGGGGGCGTTGCGGGGCTCCCCGGAGTCGACGACGGCGACGGTGCGACGGGCCCGGGCGAGCACGAGCGCGGCATTCAGCCCGCCCGCGCCGCCGCCTATCACGATGACGTCGTACGAGGTTCGGTTCCTGGTGTCGTTGTTGGCGCCGGTCATGGCGATCACCTCCGCCGCCAGGGTGCGGTCCGCCGCCGCCCCGGGCAATCTTTGTTGCCGTTCCCGGGACGGGGCCGGCCGGACGGGGCGTCCTTTGGGGTGAATCAGGGGCCGCCGACCCATCGGCCGGGCCCCGATGTCCCTACCGTCGGCCTCATGCGCATCCGAATCATGGCCAGTGCGGTGATCCTCACGGCAGCGTGCTCCCTGACCACGGCCTCACCGGCTCCCGCTTCCCCCGCGGCAGGACGGGCCGCCCCCTTGCAGACGTTCGAGAACGTGTACACGGGCCTGTGTCTTGACGACAGTCAGGAGGCGGGGCTGCGCACGTTCCGTTGTCATGGCGATGCCTGGCAGAAATGGGAGGTCCACCGGGTCGACGGCGCCTACGCGGTGCTGCAGAACCTCGTGACGGCCGACTGCCTGGTGGACCAAGGGGGGTGGGCGGGCAGTCTGAAGACGGAACCGTGCGACCACCAGTCGCGCAACCAGCGGTGGCTCGCCGTGGGAGCGGGACCGAACATCATCCTGCGGAACCGGGCGACGGGGCTGTGCCTGGACGACAGCGAGCAGGGCGTCCGCACGTTCAGGTGCAACAACTCCAGCTATCAGCTGTGGCACTGACCACGCCGGCCGGAGCCGGCTCCGGAGCCGGCTCCGGCCTCGGCCCCTCAGGCCCAGGTACCCACCACCCGGGTGTTGTCGACGCCGGACAGGAAGTAGAAGTAGTACTCACCACCGCTCAGCTGGTAGAGCGGGTGGGCGGATCCCCCGCAGGGGATCCTCACCACGTTGCCGACCTTCCGGTCGCGTCCCCAGGTCACGTGGTAGAGCTGGCCCGCCACGACGTCGCTGTCGCAGTCGGCGCGCAGAGAGACGCTGTGCGCTCCGGCCGCGAGGTCGGCCTTCGGTGAGTAGCCGTTTCCGTTGAACCAGACGTCGAACGAGGCGGCGGCAGCCGACGGGGTCGCTTCGGCCGACGCCGCCGGGACGCCGGCGAGACCGAGGGTGAGGGCCGTGGTCACGGCCACGAGAACAGCACGCATGA
It encodes:
- a CDS encoding acyl-CoA dehydrogenase family protein, translated to MARSRYEAEHEQFRVTCREFLHREVLPHHARWEREGIVDREVWRKAGQAGLLGIGVDPAYGGGGEPDYRYPAVFSQEIMWARATAPGFVAHNDVIATYLAERTTEEQRKRWLPGLCSGELIAAIAMSEPDAGSNVADIRTTAVRDGDSYVLNGQKTFITNGENADVVVVAAKTAPERGAQGISLLVVERGTPGFTRGRRMEKLGWHASDTCELFFDDCRVPAENLIGKENAGLAYMMAGLPRERLSIATVAVAAAERMLADTLEYAKTREVFGQSVGSFQHNRFQLATMDTELTIAQVFLDHCVAELNAGRLSVTDAAKVKWWTTELQVDIANRCLQIHGGYGYLKESAISREWANSRVQTIYGGTTEVMKELIGRSLGL
- a CDS encoding XRE family transcriptional regulator, encoding MEQSPTITQALSAVGARLKRVRTARGVTLAALSEATGISKSTLSRLEAGQRRPSLELLLPIAQAHQVPLDELVGAPEVGDPRVRLKPHAVNGNTVLPLTRQPGPLQSYKMILPASRSTPELCTHEGYEWLYVLSGRLRLVLADHDLVLGPGEVAEFETRLPHWFGSTGEGPVEVLSVFGRQGERMHVRARPTRRTPASGE
- a CDS encoding NAD(P)/FAD-dependent oxidoreductase codes for the protein MTGANNDTRNRTSYDVIVIGGGAGGLNAALVLARARRTVAVVDSGEPRNAPSAHMHSFLSRDGVPPLTVLEAGRAEIARYGAVRIEGRVDQVEAGEAGGYVVRLEGGASLDARHVVLATGLRDELPEIPGVRAMWGEDVHFCPYCHGYEVRDQPIVVLGVHPASPGQALLLRQWSRHVVYVPHTRPLDDEERERMDARGVEVVEGPVSTLLSKDGRLHAVELADGRTVECAGVFLFPKMTPNDGAFDGLGCEKDEQGWLVTDRAGRTSRPGLWAVGNVVDPRAQAVTAAGMGAAAAFALNHDLVDEEIERDLAAHRAAVQGAEVSVTAS
- a CDS encoding RICIN domain-containing protein, encoding MRIRIMASAVILTAACSLTTASPAPASPAAGRAAPLQTFENVYTGLCLDDSQEAGLRTFRCHGDAWQKWEVHRVDGAYAVLQNLVTADCLVDQGGWAGSLKTEPCDHQSRNQRWLAVGAGPNIILRNRATGLCLDDSEQGVRTFRCNNSSYQLWH